A genomic segment from Candidatus Zixiibacteriota bacterium encodes:
- a CDS encoding caspase family protein yields the protein MRRALIIGVDKYPTNPLRGCVNDAQRLSRVLSRHHDQNVNFQCEVVTAPSDTVTRPVLRRKISELFGQPADVAFLHFSGHGTVNGLGGYLVTPDYCQYDVGIAMAEVLALANQSPVTDIFITLDCCHSGAFGTLPAVSDDKIVLADGVSVITATRTNQEALEEEGGGVFTSLLVEALEGGAAGLCGEVSAASIYAYIDNALGAWDQRPLFKANVSRFVKLRQAEPRLHPSLIRIIPECFPLPAELLPLSPEYEPEANPHDECKEKIFGYLQKFRDAGLVKPVGAEHLYHAAMQNKACQLTTLGRYYWRLVHEKKI from the coding sequence AGCCGCGTCTTGTCCCGGCATCACGATCAAAACGTCAACTTCCAATGTGAGGTTGTAACCGCTCCATCTGACACCGTGACGAGACCAGTTCTACGTCGAAAGATATCAGAATTGTTCGGACAGCCAGCTGACGTAGCCTTCCTGCACTTTTCCGGACATGGTACTGTGAATGGGCTTGGTGGCTACCTCGTCACGCCGGACTATTGCCAATATGACGTAGGAATTGCCATGGCGGAGGTGCTGGCCTTAGCAAACCAGTCACCTGTAACAGACATATTTATCACGCTGGATTGCTGCCACAGTGGTGCCTTCGGTACTTTGCCAGCCGTTAGTGACGATAAAATTGTACTGGCCGACGGGGTATCAGTAATCACCGCAACACGAACTAACCAAGAAGCTCTAGAGGAAGAAGGTGGTGGTGTATTTACGTCGCTTCTAGTTGAGGCACTCGAGGGAGGGGCGGCCGGACTTTGCGGCGAGGTGTCGGCGGCGAGCATTTATGCTTACATTGACAATGCTCTTGGTGCATGGGATCAACGTCCCTTGTTCAAGGCAAATGTGTCTCGTTTCGTAAAGCTTCGTCAGGCGGAGCCCCGCTTACATCCTAGTCTTATCCGAATAATACCTGAATGTTTTCCGCTCCCAGCAGAACTACTGCCACTATCGCCGGAATATGAACCAGAAGCAAATCCTCACGACGAATGTAAAGAGAAGATATTCGGATACTTACAGAAATTCCGAGACGCCGGTCTTGTCAAGCCAGTCGGGGCGGAGCACTTATACCACGCAGCGATGCAAAACAAAGCGTGCCAACTGACGACCTTAGGCAGATACTACTGGCGCCTAGTGCATGAAAAGAAGATCTAG